TTTGAATCGGAACTAACTTCTACGGAATCATATACATCTCCTACCGAAGCGCAGCCCTCAGAAATGTCGCCACATTCGTGCACGTTAAGAAGATATTTTTCCTGCTTCGCTAGTCCATCGATGGTTCCATCAACAACTGCACCTCGTCCGGTAGCAGAGCTGGAGCAGAAACGAACCACACCTCGCACATTCGTTTTCTCGTTTCCATGATCTACCATCGCTACGGCAGATTGTCCTGCAACAGAGGGATAAGTGTTAGGGAGGAAGCCTTATCAAGTCGTGCTGTACAATCTACCTCCAAACCCGGTAAGTACTGCTCGCCGGCCAGTAGCTTCAATCCGTCTGTGGATCTCAAGCCATGGAAGAGTCGTTTCTACCAGTACGCTTCCCTTCTTTACATCAATGTCGACATTTTTGGTATCGGCCAAAGTGTTCCGGATCGCATCTGCAAAGTCATCGCCGATAACTTGGACGGCAAATTCCATCTGCCGGTAGATAACCAGATCAATAATCTATAGCTCGCACACGAGAAATGGAAGAATCTTCCTTGATATACCTTTATATTCCCTTTGTCGGTCATTTTTTGCTGATTGAAGAGCAGCTCTTTAAGAAATTGCACTATCATCTAGAATAAATCGCTCTGATAGCGAGGTGCATATTTTGAATGCGgtttttgtttacgtttccGTCAACAGACAGCAGTGTTGCCAGGACGACTTGGGCCGTGTAAAATTGACAAAACAACTGGCAGCGCTGACAGCGAGAAATGGTGGCTCGGGGGTTTCGTGTGCGCGCTCAGTAGGTGttaatttttgttaattttccgTGTGGAAACGTTTTGCAAAAAAGGTGGGGTGTAAATTTTATTGCCAGGTGTCAATGGGCAGTATTTTCCTTCGTGATTTCTACAGTATTAACGTTTCATTTGTGATAAAGTGTGCAATCCCATCTTGGTCCGAAAAAATATCACGGAAGGGCAAAACAAAGCCTGTGCGAGTTCGTGCGGCCAGAAATTTGTGATCGTGTCGAAGTGCCTAGTTTTACCGAGAGGAAAaagaccgcagcagcaccgaggatCGAATCGGCTTCTCTCCTGACAAAGGAAATTGGCCATTGGAGCATCCATGTCAAAAAACCAAAGCGCGAAGCTACTTCCAGATCAGTGATCGGCGACGAAGTCAGTTTTCTATACCTCAGGTAATGAATCGCGATTCCAAGAGCATATCTCTGTTAACTCATCTACAGCTAGCGGTACTGATTGACAAAAGGTAACTACGATTCATAGCTCAAGGATATCGTCGGTGTATCCATTGCTCACATCGAGCTCCTCCACTCCACCGAATGTGCGCGAGCGTAGGTCCCgcggttttgttttgacttgCTTTGGAGGTCACTCTCGGTCTCCCTTGCTGGCCGAGATGTGTAAGCCCCTTTATTCTCCTCGGCCTCGACTAGGGCAGCTTCCGCGAACGACCAACCGTGACCGCTACGCATCTCTAGACGAGGGATAGATTTCACACTAGCACGGGAAACGATGTAGCTCCGAACGGCGACGATCGCGCGGATTCGTATGGAAATTTGTGATTTTACAACATTTTATACCTACCACACAAACAGCGCAAATGGATCGATACGCGCCGCTGCATCCAGCTGGTAATCAACACTCGCCGCCGACAGAAccgatgcaacagcagcaggaacaacaGATCGGCGATCCGATTCCGGATGTAGTAGACCTTCCACCAGCAGATCAGCGACAGCC
This sequence is a window from Anopheles darlingi chromosome 3, idAnoDarlMG_H_01, whole genome shotgun sequence. Protein-coding genes within it:
- the LOC125957348 gene encoding copper chaperone for superoxide dismutase; this translates as MIVQFLKELLFNQQKMTDKGNIKMEFAVQVIGDDFADAIRNTLADTKNVDIDVKKGSVLVETTLPWLEIHRRIEATGRRAVLTGFGGQSAVAMVDHGNEKTNVRGVVRFCSSSATGRGAVVDGTIDGLAKQEKYLLNVHECGDISEGCASVGDVYDSVEVSSDSNGKATIRFVNERLDVADLIGRSVVIAESQNEHRRLSCGIIARSAGIFENYKKICACDGVTIWDERNKSIASQERQRDTSQSVL